A DNA window from Agarivorans sp. TSD2052 contains the following coding sequences:
- a CDS encoding response regulator, whose protein sequence is MTIWKRFLALGSVFFALTLLANCTLASGLNLSVEEQQWIANQGEVLVAPDANFFPYAFINDAGEFEGISRDYLNEIERLSGLRFKYQVGLPWSDMLEGLKQGRFDVIPMMFNDQEKESFTYFSTPYLLHTEYLFTLKDSPTLVSIDSASGKTLAVIKGYEQTNWLKLHYPNIQLKYYEEPAHCLRAVANGEVYGTIGELSSTLYIKNKLRLNNIKKNTVISERKNIAISMGVAKQSPLLLSVINKAIEHIDIETRNRISGHWLTNSSSQKIMNGAFGYGRAPYMYDQSSEVGLEYEIVRQVLSSIGYRIETVEQLPTFRGQTILNEDQSLDFSAGVLEQQDGLFYSDDIVEFSNVAVTRKMDNLDITSPSQLSNYTVTSFGGAKQLYASEFGASLLKSSSFREQLVQELSLAEFFSGDAEVLIADEELVKWTIRNSGMTNSLVDDYRFHRIFANPNVGYKVSFRDEQIRDLFNQALITLKQSDDYEQLVQLYLQSNFIHQIKRANLIADLVAPYIFHNNIKKLRSILRVFFKSSNIKAISVSSDSPRKVILQLQEIDGELQTVDAIQVSQLSRLSKESFFLHNDSTDKVGRITFYAEANTPEKIISANVPDLRQFSDLNGPELAEMRLTYERHELSGQLLNLSEAEQQWIRDNPVVKIAVDPAALPYEALDSDGEYIGIIADNLQLISASTGIVFEPVAVDSWEQSLKLIHHRKVMLASAAFGNSHLELDYLTTLPIIKSEVSYAGLTQRGFINSLNDLRGKTVGIIKGASQTASLVEQSPDINWVYPKSTEQGIEQVASGDIDGMVDTVLVLNYMIQTRGYSNLAVTGDFDKSVASTLYALKSQPLLQSIVSKAIAAITQQQKNSITSKWVPNKVIEKIDYTLVWQVVIAAVILVLLALFWNRKLAGLIKAREQAEQRLQEREQLLFDMLNSAPIGVAIVADNHTLFSNKTARDMFGVAAEDLDQFSISDIYRNLEQREVCYDKLRRGEAVVNQEIDFKRTDGSHFTGFANYLNTEFKEQPAVLFWCYDISEMKDLNVQLSHAIEEADNANQAKSDFLANMSHEIRTPMNAIIGMTHLALTAELDRKTRSYLNKVSHAAASLLGIINDILDFSKIEAGKLTMECLDISINDILQNQLNLIELKAQDKGVEVLTLIEPTVPNNLMGDPLRLGQIFTNLASNAIKFTEQGEIVFSVTVIEQNEQQVKLQFSVKDSGIGISPEQQLKLFQSFTQADASTTRQYGGTGLGLTICKSLVELMNGEIWLESTLGKGTDFIFTAWFTLNPERPRLRSSVNANSLNDMSILVVDDNESAADIMASIVSSFGPTVKTAHSGTEAIALVSSEPELFDIAIVDWSMPDMDGIATCEALRQEAGSHPINFIMVSAYDHARFKARSEEAGVSSYLAKPITASAVFNELVRISGRDIALYTPLSTISDKLSQAKEKLDGAHVLLVEDNELNQDLALELLTSIGVSCELAENGQIAVDMLQHHQYDGVLMDIQMPVLDGYSATQQIRRFNNDIVIIAMTANAMSGDREKVISAGMNDYISKPIDVDLMITTLAKWVSASGLKHKHRLSVPADDVTLGELKNLDTVFIDQQAGLATCNGNASLYKKMLSKFAVNQQVFISQFEQAAGEFDWELATRLAHTLKGNAGNIGAITLQACAGTLEAIAESIAPGQPGERFDNSNERIQTVVGELAIHLADVLNEIDALLPQSKDNPPSMNKSQQGAESDSQIASNLLALTEAVAGLAIQLEEYDADAVDLIERLAELTYPEAIQQQLVKMNKAAAEYDFETAAEQLNELQNLLS, encoded by the coding sequence TTGACTATATGGAAACGATTTTTAGCGCTAGGGAGTGTGTTTTTTGCCCTAACGTTACTGGCAAACTGCACCCTCGCATCGGGCCTAAATTTAAGTGTTGAAGAGCAGCAATGGATCGCAAATCAAGGGGAAGTATTAGTTGCCCCTGATGCAAACTTTTTCCCCTATGCGTTTATCAACGACGCAGGCGAGTTCGAGGGGATCTCGCGAGACTATCTCAATGAAATTGAAAGGCTAAGTGGCTTACGATTTAAATACCAAGTGGGCTTACCATGGTCAGACATGCTGGAGGGTTTAAAGCAAGGGCGTTTTGACGTAATCCCGATGATGTTTAATGATCAGGAAAAAGAAAGTTTTACCTATTTTTCAACTCCTTATCTGTTACATACCGAGTACCTTTTTACCCTAAAAGATAGTCCTACATTAGTCTCTATTGATAGCGCTAGTGGGAAAACCTTAGCGGTGATAAAAGGTTACGAGCAAACTAATTGGTTAAAGCTGCATTACCCCAATATTCAGCTTAAATACTATGAAGAGCCCGCCCATTGTTTACGGGCGGTGGCCAACGGCGAAGTGTATGGCACCATTGGTGAGCTGAGCTCTACCTTATATATAAAAAATAAGCTGCGCTTAAATAATATTAAAAAGAACACTGTAATTAGCGAGCGGAAAAACATCGCTATTTCAATGGGGGTAGCAAAGCAGTCACCATTATTACTGTCGGTAATTAATAAAGCGATTGAACATATAGATATAGAAACCCGTAATCGCATCTCAGGCCATTGGCTTACCAATAGTTCTTCTCAAAAAATCATGAATGGCGCTTTTGGTTATGGCCGTGCGCCTTACATGTACGATCAGAGTTCTGAAGTAGGGCTAGAATATGAAATAGTTCGCCAAGTGTTATCGTCGATTGGTTACCGAATTGAAACGGTAGAACAGTTGCCCACATTTCGCGGTCAAACTATTTTGAATGAAGATCAGAGTTTAGACTTCTCTGCAGGCGTACTAGAGCAACAAGATGGTTTGTTTTATTCAGACGATATCGTTGAATTTAGCAATGTTGCCGTCACACGTAAAATGGATAATTTGGATATCACTTCGCCCAGTCAACTTAGCAACTACACGGTGACCAGTTTTGGTGGCGCTAAGCAATTATATGCCTCTGAATTTGGTGCCAGCTTGCTAAAATCTTCTAGTTTTCGAGAGCAGTTGGTTCAAGAATTGTCGTTGGCCGAATTTTTCTCAGGCGATGCAGAGGTATTAATCGCTGATGAAGAGTTAGTCAAGTGGACCATTCGTAATTCAGGCATGACCAATAGCCTGGTTGATGATTATAGGTTTCATCGTATATTTGCTAACCCTAATGTGGGTTATAAGGTGTCTTTTCGAGATGAGCAAATTCGAGATTTATTTAACCAAGCTTTAATAACCTTAAAACAGAGTGATGACTACGAGCAGTTGGTGCAACTGTATTTGCAATCCAATTTTATTCATCAAATTAAACGTGCCAATTTAATTGCTGATTTAGTAGCGCCTTATATTTTTCATAACAATATTAAAAAGCTGAGAAGTATTCTTAGGGTATTTTTCAAAAGCTCTAACATCAAAGCTATTTCGGTGAGTTCAGATTCTCCAAGAAAGGTTATTTTGCAGTTACAAGAGATCGATGGCGAGTTACAAACGGTAGACGCAATCCAAGTTTCTCAACTGAGCCGTTTATCTAAAGAAAGCTTTTTCTTGCATAACGATAGTACTGATAAAGTAGGCCGTATTACTTTTTACGCGGAAGCAAATACACCAGAAAAAATCATCTCAGCTAATGTGCCTGATTTACGGCAATTCAGTGACCTAAACGGTCCTGAGTTAGCAGAAATGCGACTCACTTATGAACGTCATGAACTATCGGGACAATTGCTTAATTTAAGTGAGGCTGAACAGCAATGGATCAGAGACAACCCAGTGGTTAAAATTGCGGTAGACCCAGCGGCACTGCCTTATGAGGCCTTAGACAGCGATGGTGAATATATCGGCATTATTGCTGACAACTTACAATTGATTAGTGCCAGTACCGGCATTGTATTTGAACCGGTGGCGGTGGACTCTTGGGAGCAATCATTAAAGCTTATTCATCACCGCAAAGTAATGCTGGCATCTGCGGCTTTTGGCAATAGTCATCTTGAATTGGATTACCTGACCACACTCCCTATTATCAAAAGCGAAGTGAGTTACGCAGGCCTTACACAACGAGGGTTTATTAACTCGTTAAACGATTTGAGAGGAAAGACTGTAGGTATCATTAAAGGTGCCTCTCAAACCGCCTCGTTAGTAGAACAAAGCCCTGACATCAATTGGGTTTATCCTAAGTCAACGGAGCAAGGTATAGAGCAGGTTGCAAGTGGTGATATCGACGGTATGGTTGATACTGTTTTAGTACTCAATTATATGATTCAAACCCGCGGCTATAGCAATTTGGCGGTCACTGGCGACTTTGATAAAAGCGTAGCCTCTACGTTATACGCGCTTAAAAGCCAGCCTTTACTCCAATCGATAGTGAGTAAAGCAATCGCCGCTATTACCCAGCAACAAAAGAACAGTATCACCTCTAAATGGGTACCTAACAAAGTCATAGAAAAAATCGATTACACCTTAGTGTGGCAGGTCGTTATTGCTGCCGTGATACTGGTATTACTGGCGCTATTTTGGAACCGAAAATTAGCCGGATTAATCAAAGCGCGCGAGCAGGCTGAGCAACGCTTACAAGAGAGAGAGCAATTGTTGTTTGATATGCTCAACTCAGCCCCGATCGGGGTGGCGATTGTCGCCGATAACCATACTTTGTTTTCAAATAAAACGGCTAGAGATATGTTTGGTGTAGCGGCTGAAGATCTCGACCAGTTCTCGATTAGTGATATCTATAGGAACTTAGAGCAGCGAGAAGTCTGCTACGATAAATTGCGTCGGGGGGAAGCGGTAGTCAATCAAGAAATAGATTTCAAACGCACCGACGGTAGCCACTTTACCGGTTTCGCTAATTACCTGAATACCGAATTTAAAGAACAACCGGCAGTGTTATTTTGGTGTTATGACATTTCTGAAATGAAAGACTTGAATGTTCAATTAAGCCACGCTATCGAAGAAGCCGATAATGCGAACCAAGCTAAGTCTGATTTTTTAGCGAATATGAGCCATGAGATCCGCACCCCAATGAATGCCATTATTGGTATGACTCATTTAGCATTAACCGCAGAATTGGATCGCAAGACCCGCAGTTATCTTAATAAGGTGTCGCATGCTGCTGCCTCCTTATTAGGGATCATTAACGATATTCTAGATTTCTCTAAGATTGAAGCGGGTAAATTAACCATGGAATGTTTAGATATCAGCATCAACGATATCTTACAAAACCAGCTAAATTTAATTGAGCTTAAAGCCCAAGATAAAGGAGTAGAGGTTCTCACCCTAATAGAGCCAACCGTTCCCAATAATTTAATGGGCGACCCCTTGCGCTTAGGCCAAATATTTACCAATTTGGCGAGTAATGCGATTAAATTTACTGAGCAAGGAGAAATCGTTTTTTCAGTGACGGTCATTGAGCAAAATGAACAGCAAGTTAAGTTGCAGTTTTCGGTCAAAGACTCTGGTATTGGCATTTCTCCAGAGCAGCAACTAAAGCTGTTTCAATCTTTTACACAAGCTGATGCTTCTACTACCCGTCAATACGGTGGTACCGGTTTAGGCTTAACCATTTGTAAAAGCTTAGTAGAATTAATGAACGGTGAAATTTGGTTAGAAAGTACGCTGGGAAAAGGCACTGATTTTATATTTACCGCATGGTTTACCTTAAACCCTGAGCGACCTCGCTTACGCAGTTCAGTAAATGCTAATAGCCTCAACGATATGAGCATTTTGGTGGTGGATGACAATGAAAGTGCTGCAGATATTATGGCGTCCATTGTTTCTTCATTTGGCCCTACTGTTAAAACTGCTCACTCTGGTACTGAAGCTATCGCTTTAGTCTCTTCCGAGCCTGAATTATTTGATATAGCAATAGTAGATTGGAGCATGCCTGATATGGATGGTATTGCCACCTGTGAAGCCTTGCGCCAAGAAGCAGGTAGTCATCCCATAAACTTCATTATGGTGTCGGCCTATGATCATGCTCGGTTTAAAGCGCGTAGCGAAGAAGCTGGCGTGAGTTCATATCTGGCTAAGCCGATTACCGCCTCTGCGGTATTTAACGAGCTAGTTCGTATCAGTGGCCGGGATATTGCCTTATATACGCCACTCTCCACGATTAGCGATAAGTTATCTCAAGCTAAAGAAAAGCTTGATGGCGCCCATGTTTTATTAGTTGAAGATAATGAATTAAACCAAGATTTAGCACTGGAGCTACTTACTAGTATAGGAGTGAGCTGTGAGTTAGCCGAGAACGGTCAGATAGCGGTCGATATGCTTCAACATCACCAGTACGACGGGGTGTTAATGGATATACAGATGCCGGTATTGGATGGCTACTCTGCCACTCAGCAAATAAGACGCTTTAATAACGACATCGTGATTATCGCAATGACAGCAAATGCGATGAGTGGAGATCGCGAGAAGGTCATTAGCGCAGGTATGAACGATTATATTAGCAAACCCATTGATGTAGACCTGATGATCACCACATTGGCAAAGTGGGTTAGTGCGTCGGGACTCAAACATAAGCATAGGCTTTCAGTGCCTGCGGATGATGTAACACTTGGTGAGCTGAAGAATTTAGATACTGTATTTATCGATCAACAAGCGGGTTTAGCGACCTGTAATGGAAACGCCAGCCTTTATAAAAAAATGCTCTCAAAGTTTGCTGTTAACCAGCAGGTTTTTATTAGCCAGTTTGAACAAGCCGCTGGAGAGTTTGATTGGGAATTGGCTACGCGCTTAGCGCACACCTTGAAAGGTAATGCTGGCAATATTGGTGCTATTACCCTTCAGGCTTGTGCAGGAACACTAGAGGCTATCGCAGAATCAATTGCACCCGGACAGCCAGGCGAGCGGTTTGACAATAGCAATGAGCGGATCCAAACAGTAGTGGGTGAACTGGCTATCCATCTCGCGGATGTATTGAACGAGATAGACGCGTTGTTGCCTCAGTCAAAAGACAATCCCCCATCTATGAATAAATCTCAGCAAGGCGCGGAAAGTGACAGCCAAATAGCATCCAACCTGCTAGCACTCACTGAGGCAGTGGCGGGTTTGGCTATTCAGTTAGAAGAATATGATGCTGATGCGGTAGACCTTATCGAACGGCTTGCCGAATTGACATATCCCGAAGCCATTCAGCAGCAACTGGTAAAAATGAATAAGGCGGCTGCAGAATATGATTTTGAAACCGCTGCCGAGCAGTTAAACGAATTACAGAACTTATTAAGCTAA
- a CDS encoding HAD-IIA family hydrolase, producing the protein MFYSPSEAFNAYLSIPERMPQNVAVANCQTINSITDIIEQIDVFLFDAYGVLNVGGTAIKGAKEQITKLREAGKMVLVVTNAATQNKQQLFNKFVRLGFDFSDAEIVNSREVLLQYMDLQSHSRLGVITLPEFHLSIQRPCLYPEDDAFWQAEEFLFLSGQAWNEQLQQRFIEELHRQPRTVWVGNSDLIAPLESGVSQEPGSYTLTLPDELYPNVRCFGKPYAPIFEEALSRIKQGLGDINPQRIAMIGDTLHTDILGGNAMGFKTVLVTQHGFLRDLDVDEHIRRSQITPHYQLKSI; encoded by the coding sequence ATGTTTTACAGCCCGTCAGAGGCATTTAACGCCTACTTAAGTATCCCTGAACGCATGCCCCAAAATGTAGCGGTGGCCAACTGCCAAACCATCAATAGCATCACCGATATTATAGAGCAGATTGATGTGTTTTTGTTTGATGCCTACGGTGTGTTAAATGTTGGCGGCACCGCAATTAAGGGTGCCAAAGAACAAATTACCAAACTACGTGAAGCGGGAAAAATGGTGCTGGTAGTCACTAACGCAGCTACCCAAAACAAGCAGCAGTTATTCAATAAGTTTGTTCGACTCGGGTTTGACTTTAGCGATGCAGAAATAGTCAACAGCCGAGAAGTTCTGCTGCAATACATGGATTTACAAAGTCATTCTCGTTTAGGCGTAATCACCCTACCTGAATTTCATTTATCTATTCAACGACCTTGTTTATATCCAGAAGACGACGCATTTTGGCAGGCCGAAGAGTTTTTATTTTTAAGCGGGCAGGCTTGGAACGAGCAGCTTCAGCAACGTTTTATTGAGGAACTTCACCGCCAGCCGCGCACCGTTTGGGTGGGTAACTCAGATTTAATCGCTCCATTAGAAAGTGGGGTTTCGCAAGAGCCTGGCAGCTATACCCTAACCCTTCCCGATGAGCTTTACCCTAACGTTCGTTGCTTTGGCAAACCTTACGCGCCTATTTTTGAAGAAGCCTTAAGCAGAATCAAACAAGGGCTAGGAGACATTAACCCACAACGTATTGCGATGATTGGGGATACCCTACATACCGATATCTTGGGGGGGAATGCGATGGGCTTTAAAACCGTGCTGGTGACTCAACACGGTTTTTTAAGAGACTTAGATGTGGACGAACATATACGGCGCAGCCAAATAACACCGCATTACCAACTAAAATCCATCTAG
- a CDS encoding DMT family transporter, giving the protein MPYLLSVTLLWAFSFSLIGVYLAGQVDAWFSVLMRVALATLVFLPFLKPTQVNRSLALKLMLIGAIQLGCMYGFYYQSFLYLSVPEVLLFTVMTPIYVTLVNDAFERRFNSQFLVSALIATLGAVAIRYQGIDQGFITGFLLVQGANLCFASGQVAYKRLMANSPQRLTQQTVFAWFFIGALVVALVAYALLGNSAKLPSTVTQWGVLIYLGTIASGLGYFAWNKGATLVNIGALAVANNLLIPAGIAVNLLIWNHDADVLRLSIGAAIILAALALNQRWAKARGLI; this is encoded by the coding sequence ATGCCTTATTTATTATCAGTGACCCTGTTATGGGCCTTTTCGTTTAGCTTAATTGGGGTTTACCTTGCAGGCCAGGTTGATGCGTGGTTTTCGGTATTAATGCGAGTGGCATTAGCTACTTTGGTGTTTTTACCTTTTTTAAAACCTACACAAGTAAATCGTTCTCTAGCGCTCAAACTAATGTTGATAGGTGCGATTCAATTAGGCTGTATGTACGGTTTTTATTATCAGTCATTTTTGTATTTGTCGGTACCTGAGGTATTACTGTTCACCGTAATGACGCCGATTTATGTCACCTTGGTAAACGATGCTTTTGAGCGTCGTTTCAATTCGCAGTTCTTGGTGAGTGCTTTGATCGCAACTTTAGGTGCTGTTGCGATTCGTTATCAAGGTATTGACCAAGGTTTTATTACTGGCTTCTTATTGGTACAGGGGGCAAATCTGTGTTTTGCCTCCGGCCAAGTGGCTTATAAACGTCTAATGGCAAATTCGCCTCAGCGGCTCACTCAACAAACGGTATTTGCTTGGTTTTTCATTGGTGCTTTAGTGGTTGCTCTAGTCGCTTATGCTCTGTTAGGAAACAGCGCTAAATTACCGAGTACCGTCACCCAATGGGGGGTGCTTATTTATCTGGGTACCATTGCTTCTGGTCTCGGATATTTTGCATGGAATAAAGGCGCTACTTTAGTCAATATTGGTGCTTTGGCTGTTGCCAATAACCTGCTTATACCGGCCGGTATTGCAGTCAACTTGCTCATATGGAACCACGATGCCGATGTGTTGCGGCTGAGTATTGGCGCCGCCATTATATTAGCCGCCTTGGCGCTTAATCAGCGCTGGGCTAAGGCTCGAGGATTAATCTAG
- a CDS encoding VF530 family protein, translating to MKELQQNNPLHGVKLEVLLDEIVAHYGWETLAFAMNMNCFKNNPNTQSCLKFLRKTQWAREKVEAFYLYRFKHLPRPDDKQYALPPRDRIVPADQKPRAPVVIDITAKPQLQNKPKPRSRTQAKTNYRAKVAAKPRHQENDSATEEGKPFDPWAASPK from the coding sequence ATGAAAGAATTACAACAAAACAACCCCTTGCATGGCGTTAAACTTGAAGTCTTACTTGACGAGATTGTTGCGCACTATGGCTGGGAAACGCTGGCCTTTGCGATGAATATGAATTGTTTTAAAAACAATCCTAATACGCAGTCTTGTCTTAAGTTCTTACGCAAAACCCAATGGGCGAGAGAAAAGGTGGAGGCCTTTTATTTATACCGTTTTAAACATCTCCCTCGTCCAGATGATAAGCAGTATGCTCTGCCGCCTAGAGACCGTATTGTACCGGCTGACCAAAAACCGCGAGCACCAGTTGTGATTGATATAACGGCAAAGCCACAACTACAGAATAAACCGAAGCCTAGATCTAGAACCCAAGCTAAAACCAACTACCGCGCTAAGGTTGCAGCGAAACCTCGCCATCAAGAGAATGATTCAGCCACTGAAGAGGGCAAACCTTTTGACCCATGGGCTGCTTCTCCAAAGTAG
- a CDS encoding RNA methyltransferase — protein sequence MQQVSVQIGLVNPKSPSNVGSVMRAAGCFSAEAVFYTGQRYARAARFNTDTKNQSLNIPLSGVEDLTEQAAAGVKIVCIELAEGATPLPNFKHPQQALYIFGPEDGSISQALVDKADEVVYIPTKGCLNLAATVNVVLYDRLAKSEQVLGGDDLIRTSRDVNNRLKAK from the coding sequence ATGCAACAAGTATCGGTTCAAATTGGTCTGGTTAATCCTAAAAGCCCCAGTAACGTGGGGTCGGTCATGCGTGCAGCTGGGTGCTTTAGCGCTGAGGCTGTATTTTACACTGGTCAGCGCTATGCGCGCGCCGCTCGATTTAATACCGATACCAAGAATCAGAGTTTGAATATTCCGTTAAGCGGCGTCGAAGATTTAACCGAACAGGCCGCCGCTGGGGTGAAAATTGTTTGCATCGAGTTAGCCGAAGGCGCAACTCCACTGCCCAATTTTAAGCATCCCCAACAGGCGCTATATATTTTTGGCCCAGAAGATGGCTCGATTAGCCAAGCGCTGGTGGATAAAGCTGACGAAGTGGTTTATATCCCCACTAAAGGCTGCTTAAACCTAGCCGCTACGGTTAATGTTGTGTTGTACGACCGTTTAGCTAAATCAGAGCAAGTGCTGGGTGGTGATGATTTAATCCGCACTAGTCGTGACGTCAATAATCGTCTAAAGGCTAAATGA
- the trhO gene encoding oxygen-dependent tRNA uridine(34) hydroxylase TrhO: protein MSQITICALYKFVRLDNVQKLQAPLLELMKQQQVRGTLLLAEEGINGTIAGPASSIEAVLQWLEADPRLTNIVNKRSFSEQQPFNRSRVKLKKEIVTMGIEGIDPNHVVGSYVKPSDWNQLIADPEVLVVDTRNDYEVQLGSFKHAVNPKTETFREFPAYVAEELDPQKHKKVAMFCTGGIRCEKSTAYLKEQGFAEVYHLEGGILKYLEEVPEQESLWEGDCFVFDERVTVDHQLQQGQYQLCSGCRMPISPSDLQSPKFEKGVSCPHCCDALTSEQKTRFREREKQVQLAKQRGEQHVGMEAAKHSEQRRQQKQQLRQAQRGKSAK from the coding sequence ATGAGCCAAATCACTATTTGTGCCCTGTATAAGTTCGTTCGTTTAGATAATGTCCAAAAACTACAAGCTCCCTTGCTGGAGCTAATGAAACAACAGCAAGTTCGAGGCACCTTGTTGCTAGCCGAAGAAGGGATTAACGGCACTATTGCCGGGCCAGCCAGTTCTATAGAAGCGGTGTTGCAATGGCTAGAAGCCGATCCGCGTTTAACTAACATTGTAAATAAGCGTTCCTTTAGCGAGCAGCAACCGTTTAATCGCTCTCGGGTAAAACTCAAAAAAGAAATTGTTACCATGGGGATTGAAGGGATAGACCCAAACCATGTGGTTGGCTCCTATGTAAAACCCAGCGACTGGAACCAGTTAATTGCTGATCCAGAAGTATTAGTGGTAGATACCCGCAACGATTACGAAGTGCAGCTAGGCAGCTTTAAACATGCCGTAAACCCCAAGACAGAGACCTTCAGAGAGTTTCCGGCTTATGTTGCTGAGGAGTTAGACCCACAAAAACACAAAAAAGTCGCGATGTTTTGTACTGGTGGGATCCGCTGCGAAAAATCAACCGCCTACTTAAAAGAGCAAGGTTTTGCTGAGGTTTACCACTTAGAAGGTGGGATTCTTAAGTACCTTGAAGAGGTACCAGAGCAAGAATCTTTATGGGAAGGTGATTGTTTCGTCTTCGATGAACGGGTTACCGTAGATCATCAATTACAGCAGGGGCAATACCAGCTATGTAGTGGCTGTCGTATGCCAATATCGCCTAGTGACCTTCAAAGCCCTAAATTTGAAAAAGGTGTAAGCTGCCCGCATTGTTGTGACGCGCTCACTAGCGAACAAAAAACACGTTTTAGAGAACGTGAAAAACAAGTGCAATTAGCCAAGCAACGTGGTGAGCAACATGTAGGTATGGAGGCGGCCAAACACAGCGAACAGCGCCGCCAGCAAAAACAACAGCTACGTCAAGCACAGCGCGGAAAATCAGCAAAGTAA
- a CDS encoding chemotaxis protein CheV, with product MSGVLASVDQRTQLVGENRLELLIFKLNSMQLFAINVFKVKEVVKLPRMNKLPGSHAHVSGVVNIRGKSIPVIDLRASIRMPPSSVAGDCNLIITEYNRTVQGFMVGEVMHIVNTSWKDILPPPSTVGRGNYLTAITRIEHENANRIVEIIDVEKVLAEIVSYNVAISEEVLDNEVANQLNGKRVLVVDDSSTARGQVKATLSQLGMVIIEAENGLQALNMLKGWADSGKSVYDEILLMITDAEMPEMDGYRLTAEVRGDARMGELFIALNTSLSGSFNEAMVEKVGCNRFISKFQPDLLVDVVQQRMRESLE from the coding sequence ATGTCTGGTGTTTTAGCCTCTGTGGACCAAAGAACCCAGCTGGTGGGCGAAAACCGCTTAGAATTGTTGATATTTAAACTCAACTCAATGCAGCTGTTTGCGATTAACGTGTTTAAAGTGAAAGAGGTGGTTAAACTACCGCGAATGAATAAGCTACCTGGCTCCCACGCTCATGTTTCGGGCGTGGTGAACATTCGTGGGAAGTCTATTCCAGTGATTGATCTGCGAGCATCGATACGAATGCCACCGTCGTCAGTTGCGGGTGATTGTAATCTGATAATTACCGAGTATAACCGTACTGTACAAGGCTTCATGGTGGGCGAAGTTATGCACATTGTTAATACCTCTTGGAAGGATATTTTGCCGCCGCCTTCTACGGTTGGACGGGGTAACTATTTAACCGCTATCACGCGTATCGAACACGAAAATGCCAACCGTATAGTAGAGATAATTGACGTAGAAAAAGTTCTCGCAGAGATTGTTAGTTATAACGTAGCCATTTCTGAAGAAGTGTTAGATAACGAGGTGGCTAACCAACTAAACGGTAAGCGGGTATTGGTGGTTGATGATTCATCAACTGCCAGAGGGCAGGTAAAGGCAACCTTGAGCCAATTGGGTATGGTAATTATTGAAGCTGAAAATGGCTTACAGGCCCTTAATATGCTGAAGGGGTGGGCCGATAGTGGCAAATCGGTATATGACGAAATCCTATTGATGATTACTGATGCCGAAATGCCTGAAATGGATGGTTACCGCTTAACTGCTGAAGTTAGGGGGGATGCCCGAATGGGAGAGTTGTTTATTGCTCTCAATACCTCACTAAGTGGCAGCTTTAATGAAGCGATGGTTGAAAAAGTAGGCTGTAATCGCTTTATCTCTAAATTCCAACCTGACCTTCTGGTGGATGTCGTACAGCAACGAATGCGCGAATCTCTCGAATAA